TCCCGACACCGTTAACCATCAAGTCCACTGACATGCTCGGGGAGCAAAACGAAGAATGGTCAAGGCCAGCGAGTTCCGTCAGGTCTCTGCGCCACACCTCCCCGAGCTACTGCACTCCCTCCATGACCGACAATGAAGACGAGGTGGACGAAGGCCTCGGGGGTCCCGCCAGCCAGGAGCATCCTGATGATCGGGAAAGCCAGAGCAGTCATTCCCAGGTGTCTGAGGCGCACAGCCACAACCAACTCACAAATGGCACAAAGAGGTTCAAAACGGAGATGGGCCACACCTTGGTTGGCCCTCATGCCTCGCTGGTGCACAAGGTCCAGATTGTGTAGGGGGAAGCTGCTCACAACTCGCCAAGAAGCAggttatttgtaaaaaaaaaaaaaactaagtgttGAAAGGACAATTTGAAAACAATCTTGTACTCTCTGGACTCAAGGAAATGCAGATGGGACATTTGGATTCTAGGTTAGTTTGTTCTGCTCTGTCTGTtacaaatatgtatatattaacATATATTGATATACAGTGTATCTATATATACGGTAAGTGtatatctctctatctatctatgcacATACATTTTGATTTCTGGCTTATTGTACTCTTCTGTGACAATATGTGCCATAGCAAGAATTCAACATATGGCAAATATGAAGTATTATTCCGACTCACGTGTGGACTTCAGTTTTTGATGatggtttttttccctttcaacaTTAAGAATATATTTGAATGCAATTTGTCCCAAAAATcctttatgtatgtatgtatgttgccAAATGGTACTTTCTTACTTTGCTTTGCTCCTCCTGTCACAAATATGTGCCGCAGCAAGAACCCCAGATAGTACTGTACTTCAAATTTTCTCCCCgaagaaaaatatttgaacacaatttgACTAAAACCGGTTTATTTTGGACATCCACACTGAAAAACAGTCATTGTCTGCCGACGACCGTTTTCGTTGTCTTAAGCGTCCTTTAGTGGCGATTTTGGGAACTGCAGAAAATCTGACAACAGTTCAAATGAGTTATAATTTATAAAGGTGACATCAAGGTTGAATAATCACATTTAGCACATTTGTGTCGTACCATGTAACAACAGGTGACCGCGTTATGTGcctgtgtatttgtttttgtcccagttaaaaaaaatggcccttTTATTTGTGACGTCATTACACTGACAGTTGCCTACTATACGTTTTATGTTGTGTAAACGAGTTTTTCTTGTACCGCGCCGTTCGACGTGCGTCACTGGTTTTGCACGTTTGTAAATGAGCAATAAAGTTATgggtgacagaaaaaaaacaggaaactgaTCTGCACAGCTAAGATGGCGGAGGAACAGCAAGAAGCATCACAGGGGGAGATGGAGggtgagaaaaacaaaagtggaaacACAACACAGCAGTACGCAGCGAGGACACTCGTTTCCGGAGGTTTAAGCCACTTCAAACCACAGTGCTTTTTGTCGCTTTTGGCCCGATGTCCTTCCGTCAGACTAAGCGGTTGCCACGCAGCGTCCAAAATAGAGAAAGGGGCCATAGCTTAttggctaatgctaacattGCTGCACAAAGAAACGCTTGTTTAGCCACTTTCGCAGGCGACTTTCAGTCTGGAGATTTGGGACATCAAATCAACATTAAAGCGATATGCTTAACGTTAAACAAACGACGTGGGGCCGGTGGGGCTCGAACTCGCAGGCGTTGTAAACGCATTCCAGGTCACGTCATCCTCATTTgacctttttattattttttttatttaacatttagTCAGTTCATTTGAGAAGTTCACACACGGAAATAACTCTGCCTTCTTCCATAGGAGTGAACTGCTTGGCGTATGATGAGGCCATAATTGCACAGCAGGACAGAATTCAACAGGAGGTGAGAATTTTACCTCTAGGAGCTGCTCTTGTTTTAAATTCTGGATCGTAATTAACAGATTTCCCTCTCCCTCTAATCAACTCGTGGTTGGCCATGTAGATAGCCAACAGTAACCCGCTagtgtcagaaagaaaggaacTCTCTGTGCTGCAGAGGGAGTACTCGGAGGAAGACACCGTTTATCAGCTCAAGATCAAGGTTAGTGGACGCTCATCTGTGTGTCCCGTGTAACATCCAtgccaatacttttttttttgctgtttcgtCACAGGACTTgtacaaaaaatattcatacatCCGCAAGACAAGACCGGACGGCAACTGTTTCTACAGAGCCTTTGGCTTTGCACATCTCGAGTCTCTACTAGATGACAGCAAAGAACTGCAGAAGTGAGTgttgcaataataaaaaaaatatataaactggCTGAgctcaaaatttcaaggcaaaaCAAGGTCGATAATATTTGAAGTTGGGCaattgaacaaaatgttttaaGTTACGCTAATGTGAAAATTGGCTTTCAACAAAGAATTCCCCCTTGTCCGTAAAAATTAAAGATGTCCGgggggaaaccccccccccactcattaaattattttggagcaaacaaacacacattttcaaaccaacatttgtttccataaatgtcaatcatttgtaTTTGAAAGTTGCTCCAATTTGTCTTAGCCCCCACCAAAAGAACAagttctgtttttgttgttgcttttatttttctttacggTGTCAACTTGAATGGCATACGCGTGTACACATTGCCGACTCTGTTCAGGTTCAAAGCGGTGGCAGCGAAAAGCAAACTGGACCTGGTGAACGAGGGATTCACCGAATTCACCATTGAGGACTTCCATCACACTGTGAGTTTGCGACATCatcgtttttttgtcttccgGACTTCCTCAGTCACGTCTTCGCTTGTCTGGCTAGTTCATGGGCCTGATCGAGCTGTGCGAGAAGCAGCCCAGCTTGAAGGAGCTGCTCAGATCCTTTAACGACCAGAACGTGTCGGACTACGTGGTGGTGTATTTGCGGCTGCTCACCTCGGGCTACCTGCAGCGGGAGCACGCTTTCTTCCAGCACTTCATTGAGGGAGGACGCTCGGTCAAGGAGTTTTGCCAGCAGGTACCTTTGAACTTGGCATTGAGGGAATGTTTCTTGAAAAATGGCAGATCATGACTGCGCTTTTTATTTCTTgttgcccctcccccctcctcccttccCCTTTCACAAGGAGGTGGAGCCCATGTCGAAAGAAAGCGACCACATTCACATCATCGCCTTAGCCCAGGCCCTGAACTTATCCATCCTTGTGGAGTACATGGATAGAGGCGAAGGCGGAACGGTTAATCATCACGTCTTCCCCGAAGGTGGTGACCCGCGCATCTTCCTCCTCTACAGACCAGGCCATTATGACATCCTGTAcaaataagcccccccccccccccttctaccagctccctccctccctccacagCCACACGGATGAAGCAGAATGTCGCCCGGCATGTGAGATGACACTCATGTGTCATAAACAAAAAGTTCAAAGTACAGTACATGGTACTCCACCCACCCATCTGCCCCCCAGCCCCCAGTTATCAccaaatatataaaaacatgtttgagaAAATAGAAGTGACTCCAGGCGTTTAGAGTTGTACAGGTTTCTTTTGTGGTTGTAAATGTTATTTACTTGCTTTGTTGGATTCTTTTCCTTTGTTACACTGCAtttcatttgagttttattAAAGGGATTTACATCTTATTTCTTGTGCTGGGTGCATTTTGGTGCAaactcaaatggaaaaaaatggagaaaagaaaaCGGTTGACAATGTCATGAGCCATTTTGTGGGAATgcagagatagatagatagatagatagatagatagatagatagatagatagaccatCAGCAAATGAAAGCGTATTGCATTCActtgtggggggttggggggtggggtgttggTTTTAGGactattattttcatttcagtttttcaaacaatttcatttgttttatggattttttttcgggggttagattttttttcttgttttgggggAATATATTTAAagattcaaaaataacatttaaaaaaatttaaaaaacgaatgcccccccccccccccccgactcctgAATTTATTGTAGTACATAAACTTGAGAACAACCCTCTCAAATATTgctcaggaaaaaaacatttttaaggtGAGGCAAATGCGCTTCCGTATCATCATAAAGAAGAAACCAAAATTTCGTTATGGTAATGACGCGCAACCAAGATCGTCTATTCATCGGCCAACGCGAACAACAGATTTTGTAGtccatgtttttaatttaagaTCCGAGTCAGCCCTCCTGACACCATATCTCTGGAGCTCGGACAACAAGTCGCTATGATTCCGCTGGCGAAGTCATTTTTGACAAGCCCGAGGATATTTTCAGCATGTTTACGACTTTACTCTTCCCTTAGCTGTACGTTTCACGACGTAACGGTAttaattttgttcttttgtttgtggCGTTCTGCCCTTTTTGGTAATCTCGCGGTACCTCGTGCAATGCTATTTTAGCTCATGTGCTAATAGCACTTTGTTGACGGAAgtgcaacacattttttaaaaacctgctTAACAGTAATTCATATTATGTGTATTAAATGTAATACCTGAAAGACCCCCAGAATAACGTATTTCCAGGTCCCCCGCGAATAACCGGGTCAACTCTAATTATATCGTTAAAATGAACGTTTTGGTTCCCTATTTATCCCATtatagcatttttattttaaaaatgcactaCATTAGTGGCAATTTTTATCCTTCTTTTCACGTGTtcataaaatacacattttgtatAAAGCGCAGATGAAAATCAACTATATAATTACAATGAAACACAAATATCCAGTGACAGCAACAAACGTAATGAAGTTGTAAGGGTGTTCATGATTGGTGGATGTGTCTTTGGATGACCATGAGTTGAATGTGTGTCATATTTAATACATTTGTTTGATTTATCttgcactttgtttttatttattttaaaaaagtccaCCTTTAGGTTGTGTTTAAAATATCTCTTCCAAGTCAATTCCTTCCACATCTTGCATTGCTTGTAAAACTTcagatttgctttgttttgaatgacatgCCCATATCAACACATttcattgtgtatttttaaggATTCAAAGAAATGGGATCGAACCAATGTTACTTTTGTACACCTGCTGTAAATGGTTAGAGTACATGAAAGTACAAACAATCAGCAACTGGCCGATTTAATCGGCCGTCCAGGCCCTATTTAATATGGTGTAAATCTAATCTAACCCGCCTGTCATTCTGTGTGTCCATCTAGCTGAAATGATTgaaaacatggacaaaaaagCTACCTGGGACCGCTTCTATGCTGAAGTCAGCCGCAAGACGTTCAAGAATTTTGAGTGGTTCTTTGGCTTTGAAACAGTGCAAAACTTTATCATGCCTGTATTACAGACCATGGCCAGTCCCGATGCCAGGCTGCAAGTCCTGGATTTGGGCTGCGGCACTTCCGCTTTGGGTCCATCTGTTTACCAGCGCTGTCCCGTGCCAGTTCGGGTCACGTGTGGGGACATATCTCCCGTGGCCGTACGGCTCTTGCGGGAGCACGTGCGAGCTGAAGCAGTCCGACCTGGCAACCATTCTTCCCAGCTGGACTTTGTAGAGCTGGACTGTACGCAGCTGCATAAACACTTTGGTCCCGCCAGTGTGGATCTCATTGTGGACAAAGGCACCACGGACGCCTTGTTGAAATCCCAGGAAGGGAAAAGCAGCGCCGGCCTGGTGCTGAAgcaatgtttgaaagtgctgcGCCATTCGGGGTCTCTGCTCCAGTTTTCCGACGAGGATCCAGATGCCAGGCTGGTATGGCTGGAGACGAAAGCCCGGTCTGCACGTGTCGCAGTGCAGGAAGTGGGGGAATGGAGAGGAGTATGTTACTACTGCTAtcaggtgacccccccccccccccccatcacaacCGTGCAACACTGACTGATCTTGGTTTTgcggtgcaaaaaataaatacataaaaatatccGTTTCGCTATGAAACGTTTCCGGGCGCGTTCTTGATGGAAATTCATTGATGCAATCGTTGTTTTGAAGCTCTTTTACTGAGTTAGCACagttgcaaagcagacaaatgaacacaaatttgatttaaaaaaataaaagcactttgGGTCACTTCAAAAATCTGCAAAGACGCTGTATTTAAGACAAGGGGACGACCAAATTAGCATCACGGTGTAACACAGGATGATTTTCGATGGGGGGATTTTCGATTCCCTCGCGCATGCGCTCATTTCATGTGGAACAAGCTGAAGAAGTCGACGGGCTCCTCATCCAGCGCGTCTTGGCAGAATTCCGGTGGGTTGAGCTGGTTGGGGTCGGAAATGCCAACGACGTTGTTGAAGAAGCTGTTGGGGAGCGGGAATCCCGATAAGCCACATTAGCAACGCtatcatcaaaacaaatcaaatgaccTCATCGATGACTTGCCTCGTCACCATCCATCCGAACGACGACGTTCTGTAGGACGTGGAGACAGGAATGCATCCAAATTCGGTCACTGTGACAAAGTAAGGCGCTGCAGGATAAAGATGAGAGAGACAGTGACCACACAGGGGGGGACTTCTGAATATTATTTCCAAGCGCCGTCATCCGCAGTCGCTCCCTCACCGTTGTCATGAAGCTTGCCCGCCCACGTGTTGACGAGCAGACCCTGACCCGGACCCGACGAGCTCCCCACGACGGCCTGGCCCAGAAGAGTCGAGTTTCTCGGGACTGCCATCGGGTGGAAGTCGACCCGCAGGGCTCTTTTCTTGCACGTGTGGTCTTGATGGTTAATCTCGTACATGACGGCCTGGTGGACGGAAGACGGTCCCGAGTGTGGTTTTccgttttcaaatcttttacCGTCTCGGGGTTGCAGTGACGTTACATGACTGACCTCTCTGTAGAGAAGAAGAGCGTCGTAGGTGAAAGACTTATTCTGGTAAAATCCCATTTCCTGGAGCCTGATCCGTTGTCCCAGTGCGTCATACAGATAGCGGGCGAAAGCCCAAAGCTGTTCGTTCTGGGTggcctacacaaaaaaaaagataagatctCAGTGAGCTCATTGTGAAATCCTTGACAACAccatgagatgaaaaaaaacaaaaaatgtaccaAAGTGAGTTGGCCGCTCAGAAGAGGAGGACTCTCTGTCGGGAAGAAGCAAAGCAAAGTTGAACACAGTAAATAAGAGATATAATGcaagaagtgggggggggggagcatatTTACCGCACGGTTGAGGCTTCTGGGCGACGCATGTCGCCAGGATGCAGGCGAGCACAGCTAAAAGTTTCATGTTTGCACGCCGTCGCTGCTC
This window of the Hippocampus zosterae strain Florida chromosome 1, ASM2543408v3, whole genome shotgun sequence genome carries:
- the LOC127601814 gene encoding citrate synthase-lysine N-methyltransferase CSKMT, mitochondrial-like isoform X1, producing MIPLAKSFLTSPRIFSACLRLYSSLSSEMIENMDKKATWDRFYAEVSRKTFKNFEWFFGFETVQNFIMPVLQTMASPDARLQVLDLGCGTSALGPSVYQRCPVPVRVTCGDISPVAVRLLREHVRAEAVRPGNHSSQLDFVELDCTQLHKHFGPASVDLIVDKGTTDALLKSQEGKSSAGLVLKQCLKVLRHSGSLLQFSDEDPDARLVWLETKARSARVAVQEVGEWRGVCYYCYQVTPPPPPITTVQH
- the LOC127601932 gene encoding ependymin-like, with the translated sequence MKLLAVLACILATCVAQKPQPCESPPLLSGQLTLATQNEQLWAFARYLYDALGQRIRLQEMGFYQNKSFTYDALLLYREAVMYEINHQDHTCKKRALRVDFHPMAVPRNSTLLGQAVVGSSSGPGQGLLVNTWAGKLHDNAPYFVTVTEFGCIPVSTSYRTSSFGWMVTSFFNNVVGISDPNQLNPPEFCQDALDEEPVDFFSLFHMK
- the LOC127602292 gene encoding ubiquitin thioesterase OTUB1-like, with the translated sequence MAEEQQEASQGEMEGVNCLAYDEAIIAQQDRIQQEIANSNPLVSERKELSVLQREYSEEDTVYQLKIKDLYKKYSYIRKTRPDGNCFYRAFGFAHLESLLDDSKELQKFKAVAAKSKLDLVNEGFTEFTIEDFHHTFMGLIELCEKQPSLKELLRSFNDQNVSDYVVVYLRLLTSGYLQREHAFFQHFIEGGRSVKEFCQQEVEPMSKESDHIHIIALAQALNLSILVEYMDRGEGGTVNHHVFPEGGDPRIFLLYRPGHYDILYK
- the LOC127601814 gene encoding citrate synthase-lysine N-methyltransferase CSKMT, mitochondrial-like isoform X6, which encodes MIPLAKSFLTSPRIFSACLRLYSSLSSEMIENMDKKATWDRFYAEVSRKTFKNFEWFFGFETVQNFIMPVLQTMASPDARLQVLDLGCGTSALGPSVYQRCPVPVRVTCGDISPVAVRLLREHVRAEAVRPGNHSSQLDFVELDCTQLHKHFGPASVDLIVDKGTTDALLKSQEGKSSAGLVLKQCLKVLRHSGSLLQFSDEDPDARLVWLETKARSARVAVQEVGEWRGVCYYCYQLK